From the genome of Vicia villosa cultivar HV-30 ecotype Madison, WI linkage group LG2, Vvil1.0, whole genome shotgun sequence, one region includes:
- the LOC131645958 gene encoding probable 1-deoxy-D-xylulose-5-phosphate synthase 2, chloroplastic: MAFTSTFLKPGHSLVPSQKYRVSSPYHGCRNQNKFCVKASSNIDDDGERTVIRKEKDEWKIKFSNEKPLTPLLDTVNYPSHMKNLSTEDLEQLAAELRADIVHSVSNTGGHLSSSLGVVELSVALHHVFSTPDDKIIWDVGHQAYPHKILTGRRSRMHTIRKTSGLAGFPKRDESVHDAFGVGHSSTSISAGLGMAVARDLLGKSNNVISVIGDGAMTAGQAYEAMNNAGFLDSNLIVILNDNKQVSLPTATLDGPATPVGALSSTLSKIQASRKFRKIREAAKSISKHIGGPTHQVASKVDKYARDFISGPGSSIFEELGLYYIGPVDGHNIEDLVAIFEKVKEMPAPGPVFIHIITEKGKGYPPAEAAADKMHGVVKFDPKTGRQYKPKPSTLSYTQYFAESLIKEAETDNKIVAIHAAMGGGTGLNYFQNKFPDRCFDVGIAEQHAVTFAAGLAAEGLKPFCAIYSSFLQRGYDQVIHDVDLQKLPVRFAMDRAGLVGADGPTHCGAFDITFMACLPNMVVMAPSDEAELMHMVATAAAIDDRPSCFRFPRGNGVGADLPLNNKGTPLEIGKGRVLIEGSRVAILGYGIMVQQSMKAAEMLRAVGVNVTVADARFCKPLDTDLIRLLAKEHEILITVEEGSIGGFGSHVSQFLSLAGLLDGPLKWRAMMLPDRYIDHGSPNDQIDEAGLSSKHILATVLSLLEMPKEALLFK; this comes from the exons ATGGCCTTCACTAGCACCTTCCTTAAGCCAGGCCATTCTCTTGTTCCATCTCAGAAATACCGAGTTTCGAGTCCTTACCATGGTTGCAGAAACCAAAACAAG TTCTGTGTGAAGGCTTCGTCGAacattgatgatgatggtgaaagGACTGTTATaaggaaagaaaaagatgaatggaAGATCAAATTCTCTAATGAGAAACCACTGACACCATTGTTGGATACAGTTAATTATCCATCTCATATGAAGAATCTCTCCACAGAG GATCTAGAACAACTGGCAGCAGAGCTAAGGGCAGACATTGTTCACAGTGTGTCAAACACTGGTGGGCATCTAAGCTCAAGTTTGGGAGTGGTGGAGTTATCGGTGGCTCTTCATCATGTTTTCAGCACCCCTGATGATAAGATCATTTGGGATGTTGGACATCAG GCCTACCCTCACAAGATTCTGACAGGTAGAAGGTCAAGGATGCACACCATTAGGAAGACATCAGGACTAGCTGGTTTTCCTAAAAGGGATGAAAGTGTTCATGATGCTTTCGGGGTTGGACACAGTTCCACAAGTATATCAGCTGGTCTTG GCATGGCGGTTGCGAGGGATCTATTGGGAAAGAGCAACAATGTGATTTCGGTGATTGGAGATGGAGCAATGACTGCAGGCCAAGCTTATGAGGCCATGAACAATGCAGGATTCCTTGATTCTAACTTGATTGTTATTCTGAATGATAACAAACAAGTTTCTTTACCGACCGCAACACTTGATGGCCCTGCAACACCAGTTGGTGCACTTAGTAGTACTTTAAGCAAAATTCAAGCAAGCAGAAAATTCCGCAAAATTAGAGAAGCTGCAAAA AGCATCTCAAAGCACATAGGAGGACCAACACACCAAGTTGCATCAAAAGTAGATAAGTATGCAAGAGATTTTATCAGCGGTCCTGGTTCTTCAATCTTTGAGGAGCTTGGTTTATACTACATTGGTCCCGTCGATGGTCATAACATCGAAGATCTAGTAGCCAtattcgaaaaagtgaaagaaatGCCAGCACCAGGTCCGGTTTTCATTCATATTATCACAGAAAAAGGAAAGGGATACCCCCCAGCTGAAGCAGCAGCCGATAAAATGCACG GTGTTGTCAAGTTTGATCCAAAAACCGGCCGCCAGTACAAGCCAAAACCTTCTACACTTTCATACACGCAGTACTTTGCTGAATCGTtgataaaagaagctgaaacaGACAATAAGATTGTAGCAATTCATGCAGCAATGGGAGGTGGAACTGGCCTAAACTATTTCCAGAACAAGTTTCCAGATCGTTGTTTCGATGTTGGGATAGCCGAACAACACGCTGTTACATTTGCAGCAGGGTTAGCTGCTGAAGGTCTCAAACCATTTTGTGCTATTTATTCATCGTTCCTGCAGCGTGGATACGATCAGGTTATCCATGATGTTGATCTTCAAAAACTACCTGTCCGATTCGCGATGGATAGGGCTGGTTTAGTCGGTGCTGATGGACCAACTCATTGTGGAGCATTTGATATCACTTTCATGGCTTGTTTGCCAAACATGGTTGTCATGGCGCCATCTGATGAAGCTGAATTGATGCACATGGTTGCAACTGCGGCAGCTATAGATGATAGACCAAGTTGCTTTAGATTTCCAAGGGGTAACGGAGTTGGAGCCGATCTTCCTCTCAACAACAAAGGAACTCCACTTGAG ATTGGAAAAGGTAGAGTTCTGATTGAAGGAAGCAGAGTTGCAATTCTGGGATATGGCATTATGGTTCAGCAAAGCATGAAAGCAGCAGAAATGCTTAGAGCAGTAGGGGTTAATGTGACAGTTGCTGATGCTAGGTTTTGCAAACCTTTGGACACAGATCTCATTAGGCTACTAGCTAAAGAGCATGAAATACTCATCACTGTGGAAGAGGGTTCTATTGGTGGTTTTGGATCACATGTTTCACAATTCTTAAGCCTAGCTGGTCTCCTTGATGGACCACTTAAG TGGAGAGCCATGATGCTTCCTGATAGATACATTGACCATGGATCACCCAATGATCAGATTGATGAAGCAGGTCTTTCATCAAAGCATATTCTGGCCACAGTGTTGTCCCTATTGGAAATGCCAAAAGAAGCTCTTTTGTTTAAATAA